The following are from one region of the Leptospiraceae bacterium genome:
- a CDS encoding ABC transporter substrate-binding protein, producing MIARYFLLLLFIYTPCFALDRIHLQLKWYHQFQFAGYYAAIEKGYYSDVGLDVQLVETPNGDEALENVLSRKYQFGTGNSGILLNRQAGKPVVVIAVIFQHSPDVLITSKINSVQSIHDILAKPVMLSRQSFEILAYLKKEGIATNDFIKLEHSFNFDDLLKGKVYGMNGYSTDQPFYLENVHFAYQVFSPRSAGIDFYGDNLFTSEKEIQEYPERVKAFREASLLGWQYAMSNQEEIVDLILEKYSKRMTRNHLLYEAKQMVSLVQPVLVELGYMNPGRWRHIAEVYADLGMLPEDVNLEEFIYDPNPRPNLKLFYQTLGGLLFIGLVVWIIQRRRLIIRYSENLKKEVELRTNELNKSNAELSLTNSNLAHALEEINSTHSQLIQSEKLASLGILTAGIAHEINNPVNYINSSITALNGLATELIDVLKVYETITPENITQKLEEIKGLKEQINLSETIEGVTVLSNNIKAGAKKTADIVKSLRTFSRMDNDEQTLSDINENLDSTLILLHNQYKDRIEIIKNYGKLPLLKCFAGKLNQVFMNLLANAIQAINESGTITIRTEYLQSGLSNFNKECVIISIKDTGSGISLDIKNKVFEPFFTTKEIGKGTGLGLAISYGIIEQHKGKIEFNSEVGIGTEFTIYLPCK from the coding sequence ATGATTGCCCGATACTTTTTACTCCTTCTTTTTATTTATACACCTTGCTTCGCGCTCGATAGAATTCATCTTCAATTAAAATGGTATCACCAATTTCAATTCGCCGGCTATTACGCAGCAATCGAGAAAGGATATTACTCTGATGTCGGGCTAGATGTGCAGCTTGTTGAAACTCCCAATGGAGATGAAGCATTAGAGAACGTTCTTTCCAGAAAATACCAGTTTGGTACTGGAAATAGTGGTATCTTATTAAATCGACAAGCAGGTAAACCGGTAGTTGTAATCGCAGTGATTTTTCAGCATTCCCCTGATGTTCTAATAACTTCGAAAATAAATAGCGTCCAAAGTATTCACGACATTCTTGCCAAACCTGTAATGTTGTCCAGGCAATCGTTTGAAATTTTAGCCTACTTAAAAAAAGAAGGTATAGCGACTAACGATTTTATAAAACTAGAACATAGCTTTAACTTTGATGATTTGCTAAAAGGAAAAGTTTACGGTATGAATGGATATTCAACAGACCAACCATTTTATTTAGAAAATGTTCATTTTGCGTATCAGGTTTTTTCTCCCCGTTCGGCGGGAATAGATTTTTACGGTGACAATCTATTTACGAGTGAAAAAGAAATCCAAGAATACCCCGAGCGAGTGAAAGCATTTCGTGAAGCTAGTTTACTCGGATGGCAGTATGCGATGAGTAATCAAGAAGAAATAGTCGATTTGATTTTAGAAAAGTATTCAAAGCGTATGACACGAAATCATTTATTGTATGAAGCAAAGCAAATGGTGTCACTCGTGCAACCAGTATTAGTCGAACTCGGGTATATGAATCCAGGTCGATGGAGGCACATAGCAGAAGTATACGCAGATCTCGGGATGCTTCCGGAAGATGTGAACTTAGAAGAATTCATTTACGATCCAAATCCACGCCCTAATCTGAAATTATTTTATCAGACTCTAGGTGGTCTTTTATTCATTGGCCTGGTAGTTTGGATTATTCAAAGAAGGCGATTGATTATAAGATACTCCGAGAATTTGAAAAAGGAAGTTGAATTACGAACGAATGAGCTGAATAAATCGAATGCAGAACTATCCTTGACGAATTCGAATCTTGCTCATGCCCTCGAAGAAATAAATTCAACTCATTCTCAACTGATTCAATCTGAGAAATTAGCTTCCCTGGGTATCTTGACTGCCGGAATAGCGCATGAAATAAACAATCCAGTCAACTATATCAACTCAAGCATAACTGCACTAAATGGCTTAGCTACAGAATTGATTGATGTATTGAAAGTGTATGAGACAATTACACCGGAAAACATAACCCAGAAGCTAGAAGAAATAAAAGGATTGAAAGAACAAATTAACCTATCCGAAACGATTGAAGGAGTAACAGTATTATCCAACAATATTAAAGCTGGTGCCAAGAAGACTGCAGATATTGTTAAGAGTCTCAGAACCTTTTCAAGAATGGATAACGATGAACAAACGTTATCCGACATCAATGAGAATTTGGACTCAACTTTGATACTTCTTCATAATCAATATAAAGATAGAATCGAGATTATAAAAAATTATGGAAAACTTCCTCTATTAAAATGTTTTGCCGGGAAATTGAATCAAGTCTTCATGAATCTACTTGCAAATGCAATCCAGGCAATTAACGAAAGTGGAACGATTACGATAAGGACGGAATACCTACAATCAGGCTTATCAAATTTTAATAAAGAATGCGTAATCATTTCTATAAAGGACACAGGTTCTGGAATTTCCCTTGATATAAAAAATAAAGTATTTGAACCATTTTTTACAACGAAAGAAATTGGAAAAGGAACCGGACTCGGGCTTGCGATAAGTTATGGAATCATAGAGCAGCACAAAGGTAAAATAGAATTTAACAGTGAAGTCGGAATAGGAACTGAGTTTACTATCTATTTGCCTTGTAAATAA
- a CDS encoding beta-propeller fold lactonase family protein, translating into MADPTGKFLYVVSKGSSEIRAFSINPTTGGITLVGGPVATASPEFVFIHPTGKFAYVANNGGTISYFSINTDGTLNSVGSVGAGSNTYYVRVDREGKFAYAVSNGTTQIFSYSINQATGALTQVGGPVSTVGGDPRTVEIDPTNTYMYSANFASNAIALFTIHPTTGLLTYVNSYATSIPGLESISVDSTGKYLYFTRDTAQIGVMTINQSTGALTITTNVTSGANNWVRLFPDPSGKFIYGVSWNGGTINYFSINQANGDLTAGPIYSAGTNPNGVTVTGAN; encoded by the coding sequence ATGGCAGATCCTACGGGTAAATTTTTATATGTAGTTTCAAAAGGAAGTAGTGAGATTAGAGCCTTTTCAATTAATCCTACAACAGGAGGCATTACATTAGTGGGAGGTCCGGTAGCAACTGCAAGTCCAGAGTTTGTTTTCATTCATCCCACCGGAAAATTTGCTTACGTAGCAAATAATGGAGGAACCATTTCCTATTTCTCCATAAATACAGACGGAACTTTAAATTCGGTAGGCTCTGTTGGGGCTGGCTCGAACACATACTATGTAAGAGTAGATCGAGAAGGAAAATTCGCCTATGCAGTAAGCAATGGAACGACTCAGATTTTTAGTTATTCGATCAATCAAGCAACAGGTGCTCTAACACAGGTAGGAGGTCCTGTATCCACAGTCGGGGGTGATCCTAGAACAGTAGAAATTGATCCAACCAATACGTATATGTATTCAGCAAATTTTGCTTCAAATGCTATCGCTCTCTTTACGATCCATCCTACTACAGGTCTTTTGACCTACGTAAATTCTTATGCTACCAGTATCCCTGGATTGGAATCAATTAGTGTAGATTCAACTGGCAAATATCTTTATTTTACAAGGGACACCGCACAAATAGGAGTAATGACGATTAACCAATCAACAGGAGCATTGACTATTACAACAAATGTAACCTCAGGTGCAAACAATTGGGTTCGATTATTCCCTGATCCTTCTGGGAAATTTATTTATGGTGTAAGCTGGAACGGTGGGACTATCAATTATTTTTCTATCAACCAGGCTAATGGTGATTTAACTGCAGGTCCAATCTACTCTGCCGGAACCAATCCAAATGGAGTGACAGTCACAGGGGCGAATTAG
- a CDS encoding putative Ig domain-containing protein, with protein sequence MFLATLGGIDSVVSDVLKGKGISDSSGLEVTSSYNSYTNILMGDILGDGKLDGKNVLNESGSALVISSEYTAIASSPLANIASGMKSYLLQASSFTSDDGTGITWTSSDLSNSALIGGNVLASGGSASAIAYLSASYTLARGVPMSTLTPVIASTVTNCISTPALPTGLSINATTCAISGTPTVEQASTAYTISAGSLSGVVNITILSAPTAISYVGSPYFFTNGIAITALTPTITGVATTCTASPTLPTGLSISATCVISGTPSQGTALTDYTITATNVAGSISAVIRMRTFSLFLNLPILSTMQRMMFQRILSIRLRAL encoded by the coding sequence GTGTTTCTAGCTACTTTAGGAGGAATCGACTCTGTCGTATCGGATGTATTGAAGGGCAAAGGTATTTCTGACTCATCGGGACTAGAAGTCACTTCGTCTTATAATTCGTATACCAATATTTTGATGGGGGATATTTTAGGAGACGGGAAATTAGATGGAAAGAATGTATTGAATGAGTCAGGAAGCGCATTGGTAATTTCTTCTGAATACACAGCCATAGCTTCAAGCCCATTAGCCAATATTGCTTCTGGAATGAAATCGTATTTATTGCAGGCTAGTTCTTTTACTTCTGATGATGGAACTGGAATTACTTGGACAAGTTCGGATCTTTCAAACTCTGCTTTGATAGGTGGAAATGTTTTAGCGTCAGGCGGAAGCGCATCTGCGATTGCCTATTTAAGTGCTAGTTATACATTAGCAAGAGGAGTCCCCATGTCAACTTTAACTCCGGTAATTGCAAGCACTGTCACAAACTGCATTTCAACTCCTGCCCTGCCAACAGGATTAAGTATCAACGCAACCACTTGTGCCATTAGCGGAACTCCTACAGTAGAACAAGCATCTACTGCCTATACAATCTCAGCGGGAAGCTTAAGCGGAGTGGTGAATATCACAATTTTATCTGCTCCAACTGCAATCTCTTATGTTGGCTCGCCGTATTTCTTTACAAATGGAATTGCAATTACTGCTCTCACTCCAACGATCACAGGTGTGGCGACAACATGCACAGCAAGCCCTACTCTTCCTACAGGTCTAAGCATAAGTGCGACTTGTGTGATTAGCGGAACTCCATCGCAAGGAACTGCATTGACTGATTATACAATCACGGCTACCAATGTTGCGGGAAGTATTTCTGCCGTTATTCGCATGAGAACATTTTCTCTGTTCCTAAATTTGCCTATTCTCTCAACTATGCAACGCATGATGTTTCAGCGTATTCTATCAATTCGTCTACGGGCGCTTTAA
- a CDS encoding ParA family protein: MAKIISIVNFKGGVGKTTITVNLAAALAKFHNKRVLIIDMDPQMNTTGYCLNLNERWDFIQSNRRNIYFAMLDWVTKGTSSFNIDNYIIKSVFEEKGKQILPTLDLLPGAVDMIEANKIYRAQKNKGLMWEFILSDIIKTTNDYDFILIDTSPSLGGETKNAIIASHGFIVPFTPEPFVQLGLEVLIKCLHQISFKHETYKKIHLQFLGVVFTKYMSRLTIHKSYINNCIERLSAPHMIHYGFNPKMIIYFTPSFLIKARI; encoded by the coding sequence ATGGCAAAAATAATTTCAATTGTAAACTTTAAAGGTGGTGTAGGAAAGACTACCATTACAGTGAACTTAGCAGCAGCGCTTGCAAAATTTCATAACAAAAGAGTTTTAATTATAGATATGGATCCACAAATGAATACGACTGGATATTGCTTGAATCTAAATGAAAGATGGGATTTCATTCAATCGAATCGAAGAAATATTTATTTTGCAATGTTGGACTGGGTAACAAAAGGAACGTCTTCTTTTAATATAGACAATTACATTATAAAATCAGTCTTTGAAGAGAAAGGCAAACAAATATTACCCACACTAGATTTATTGCCTGGAGCAGTAGACATGATTGAAGCTAATAAAATTTATAGGGCACAAAAGAATAAAGGGCTGATGTGGGAATTTATTCTATCTGATATAATTAAAACAACGAACGATTATGATTTTATTTTAATAGATACTTCTCCCAGCTTAGGTGGTGAGACAAAGAATGCGATTATTGCAAGTCATGGATTTATCGTTCCCTTTACTCCTGAACCATTTGTTCAATTAGGCTTAGAGGTTTTAATAAAATGCCTTCACCAAATATCTTTTAAACACGAAACATATAAAAAAATTCATCTACAATTTTTAGGTGTTGTATTCACAAAATATATGTCAAGGCTTACCATTCATAAAAGCTATATAAATAATTGTATAGAAAGACTCTCTGCGCCTCATATGATTCACTATGGCTTTAATCCAAAGATGATAATATATTTCACACCAAGCTTTCTAATAAAAGCGCGTATTTAA
- a CDS encoding phage antirepressor protein — protein sequence MQNKIIVFESKSIRRIWFNEEWYFSVVDIVGVLTDSLDAKDYWYKMKIRVQLEDGLELSTICRQLKLEASDGKKYKTDCSNAQGLFRIIQSIPSPKAEPFKQWLAKVGYERVQEIENPELAQERMKELYEQKGYPKDWIDKRLRGIAIRQNLTDEWKERGVHSEKDYAILTSEISKATFGLTPNEYKQVKGLTKKTQNLRDHMTDLELIFTMLGEKVTTEISKKEKPDTFDKNKKVAKRGGSVAGNARKQTEKELGTSIITKDNFLPLEKKKLRGKK from the coding sequence ATGCAAAATAAAATAATAGTCTTTGAAAGCAAAAGCATCAGGCGGATTTGGTTTAACGAAGAATGGTATTTTTCCGTAGTGGATATTGTGGGAGTATTGACAGATAGCTTAGATGCCAAGGATTATTGGTATAAGATGAAAATTAGAGTTCAGTTGGAAGATGGACTTGAGTTATCGACAATTTGTCGACAACTGAAACTCGAAGCAAGCGATGGCAAAAAATACAAAACGGATTGCTCTAATGCACAGGGACTATTTCGTATTATCCAATCTATTCCTTCTCCTAAAGCAGAACCGTTCAAACAATGGTTAGCAAAAGTTGGTTATGAACGAGTGCAAGAAATCGAAAATCCCGAGCTTGCACAAGAAAGAATGAAAGAATTATACGAACAAAAAGGTTATCCCAAGGACTGGATTGATAAACGACTTCGAGGGATTGCCATTCGTCAAAATCTTACCGATGAATGGAAAGAGCGAGGTGTTCACTCCGAGAAAGATTATGCAATTCTCACTTCTGAAATTTCAAAGGCTACTTTCGGTTTAACTCCCAATGAATACAAACAAGTAAAAGGTTTAACCAAGAAGACACAAAATCTCCGTGATCATATGACAGACTTAGAGTTAATCTTCACAATGCTCGGGGAAAAAGTCACTACAGAAATTTCTAAAAAAGAAAAGCCAGATACATTTGATAAGAATAAAAAAGTAGCCAAACGTGGCGGTAGTGTAGCGGGTAACGCACGTAAACAAACCGAAAAGGAATTGGGCACAAGCATTATTACGAAAGATAACTTTTTGCCTTTAGAGAAAAAGAAATTGCGTGGGAAGAAGTAA
- a CDS encoding 4-hydroxy-tetrahydrodipicolinate synthase produces the protein MFQGVFTAIITPFKDDKIDYNSFFRILDAQIQSGVAGVVPCGTTGESPTLDYDEHSELIQKTVEYVNKRILVIAGTGSNSTSEAIHLTERACKDGVDGVLSVNPYYNKPTQEGLFLHFKKIAEVSTKPVMLYNIPGRTAVNLLPDTIKRLSDIPNIKSIKEATGDLGQMAKTIQAVGSKMSVLSGDDNLTLPLLAIGGKGVVSVVSNLFPKTLSSMVASFLKGDLEGARKIHYELLSVFSLVFCETNPIPVKAAMHWLGYSENTLRLPMTTLTASAQADELKKQIFHLRSLGYE, from the coding sequence ATGTTTCAAGGTGTATTTACGGCGATTATCACGCCTTTTAAAGATGATAAAATTGATTATAACAGCTTTTTTCGCATTTTAGATGCGCAAATTCAGTCTGGTGTTGCAGGGGTTGTGCCCTGTGGAACGACAGGTGAGTCTCCTACTTTGGATTATGATGAGCACAGTGAATTGATTCAAAAGACAGTAGAGTATGTGAACAAGAGAATATTGGTTATTGCTGGCACAGGCTCTAATTCTACTTCCGAGGCGATTCATCTTACCGAGCGAGCTTGTAAAGATGGAGTAGACGGAGTATTGTCTGTGAATCCATATTACAATAAGCCTACTCAAGAAGGGCTTTTTTTGCACTTCAAGAAGATTGCAGAAGTATCTACAAAGCCAGTTATGCTTTATAATATTCCGGGGCGAACGGCTGTTAATCTATTGCCCGATACAATCAAAAGGCTTTCTGATATTCCAAATATCAAGTCGATTAAAGAAGCCACAGGTGATTTGGGGCAAATGGCAAAGACGATTCAAGCAGTTGGATCTAAAATGTCTGTTCTTTCGGGAGATGATAATCTTACTTTGCCCTTACTTGCTATTGGAGGTAAAGGGGTAGTATCCGTTGTATCTAATTTATTTCCAAAGACATTGTCTTCTATGGTAGCTTCATTCTTAAAAGGTGACTTGGAAGGTGCAAGAAAAATTCACTACGAACTACTTTCTGTCTTTAGCCTTGTGTTTTGCGAAACCAATCCAATTCCAGTTAAGGCAGCTATGCATTGGCTCGGTTATTCTGAGAATACTCTCCGTTTGCCAATGACTACTTTGACTGCGAGTGCACAGGCTGATGAACTAAAAAAACAAATCTTCCATTTACGGAGCTTAGGCTATGAGTAA
- a CDS encoding 4-hydroxy-tetrahydrodipicolinate reductase: MSKKGKLNVTLIGSGGRMGVSITQVLSKSANSTLFAAVERGNSPLIGKDVGVNAGLGEMGKVYTANVEDSIAGADVIIDFGAAENTKKILELAVKYQKPLVIGVTGLDEAFLQRIREASVQIPILQSPNMSVGVNLLFKLAEMTARVLGDEYDIEILDIHHRHKKDSPSGTAMKLKEVLLSTLGRTESDVSYGRHGTEYGERDAKEITIHSMRAGEVIGDHTAYFFSPDERIEISHKARDRRTFAVGAVKAAEFIYEQKIGSFHMFDVLGI; this comes from the coding sequence ATGAGTAAAAAAGGTAAACTGAATGTAACATTAATTGGTTCCGGGGGTAGAATGGGAGTATCCATTACCCAGGTTTTATCCAAGAGCGCAAACTCTACATTATTCGCCGCAGTGGAGAGAGGCAATTCTCCTCTGATTGGAAAAGATGTTGGGGTAAATGCCGGTCTTGGAGAGATGGGGAAAGTATACACTGCCAATGTAGAAGACTCTATTGCGGGGGCAGATGTAATCATTGATTTCGGTGCCGCAGAGAATACAAAAAAAATATTAGAATTAGCGGTAAAGTATCAGAAACCGCTTGTCATTGGAGTTACTGGACTTGACGAAGCATTCTTACAAAGGATTCGAGAAGCTTCTGTGCAAATTCCAATCTTGCAATCCCCGAATATGTCTGTTGGAGTCAATTTGCTTTTTAAATTGGCTGAGATGACTGCACGTGTTTTGGGAGATGAGTATGATATTGAAATTCTAGACATTCATCACAGGCACAAAAAAGATTCTCCTTCTGGAACTGCTATGAAATTAAAAGAAGTTTTACTTTCTACACTTGGTCGCACTGAATCAGATGTAAGCTATGGTCGTCATGGAACTGAATATGGGGAGCGAGATGCAAAAGAGATTACCATTCATTCTATGAGAGCAGGCGAAGTAATTGGAGATCATACTGCTTACTTTTTTTCTCCAGATGAACGAATTGAGATTTCTCATAAGGCAAGGGACAGACGCACGTTTGCTGTTGGTGCAGTGAAAGCGGCGGAGTTTATCTATGAGCAAAAGATTGGCTCTTTTCATATGTTTGATGTCTTAGGAATTTAA
- a CDS encoding TIGR00159 family protein codes for MDYLQSLLYIDYNNLSPIAVTVDILIVSYIFFKIYIMLRKTRGLQLLIGVGVFYIMGLVASYFQLELLDWLIVNIKPAIIFVVIVLLQPELRRNLGELSKIRIVKLFLLKPNYELDEIVEAVKMMALDKTGSIIVIAKDISLKDIIEQSVQLDAVISSSLLLTIFKKNSALHDGAVIIEQNRLASASSYLPMSNSLGNSTLGARHRSALGLAEETDAVVIVTSEETGEISLCKDGEMHHPIKSFELKNQLQMLLTDKYPKKEKGVSN; via the coding sequence TTGGATTATCTTCAGTCCTTACTTTACATTGATTATAACAACCTATCGCCAATAGCGGTTACGGTTGATATACTCATTGTAAGTTATATTTTCTTTAAAATCTACATCATGCTTCGTAAGACTCGCGGCTTACAGCTATTAATCGGTGTAGGTGTATTTTATATCATGGGACTTGTGGCTAGTTACTTTCAGTTAGAATTACTCGATTGGCTCATTGTGAATATAAAACCTGCCATCATATTTGTTGTCATTGTTTTATTGCAGCCCGAGCTTAGAAGAAATTTGGGCGAGCTTTCGAAGATTCGAATTGTTAAACTATTCTTGTTAAAACCAAATTATGAATTGGATGAAATAGTAGAAGCGGTCAAGATGATGGCTCTAGATAAAACAGGCTCGATTATTGTCATTGCAAAAGACATTAGCCTAAAAGACATCATAGAGCAATCGGTTCAACTAGATGCAGTGATTTCTTCTAGTTTACTTCTAACTATTTTCAAAAAGAATTCTGCTCTTCACGATGGTGCTGTCATCATTGAACAGAATCGTCTCGCATCGGCTTCATCGTATTTGCCGATGAGTAATAGTCTTGGAAATTCTACTCTAGGGGCAAGGCATCGTTCTGCGCTCGGACTGGCAGAAGAAACAGATGCGGTTGTTATTGTTACATCAGAAGAGACAGGAGAAATTTCTCTTTGCAAAGATGGAGAGATGCATCATCCAATCAAATCATTCGAATTAAAAAATCAATTGCAGATGCTACTCACTGATAAATATCCCAAGAAAGAAAAAGGGGTGAGCAATTGA
- a CDS encoding YbbR-like domain-containing protein, producing MRLFHFWQAKIGSILLAIIFYMNLQNAKVLVKNINVPIEYPRLSGSLYYSKNNEKTYQIKVEGFRDLVNYHSQFMKVVVDPNELTLGENQYEVKKIWGTPSSGIKVTMLGPKLNIGVDLLASKTMPVDIAFDDDLPQGYVRSSHSIKPSTITVTGPKTVVEKMSKFVLPTISLKEATESFTRTIRIPEFQKGLGLAGNIKEFQLRVNIIRDLSNIGDQIIVQLPVKCEYLDPALDVDLSVEEVSIKFSSTTKVNSIQVIQGIQASVPCNYVYDRKTKKISPNSLPVLAKVRIVKSPDLKNIEILGVMPEKINLQYKVKPGILEKDKKDSPTTSDEVFYPEDLPEDRK from the coding sequence TTGAGACTCTTTCATTTTTGGCAAGCAAAGATTGGCTCTATATTACTCGCCATTATCTTCTATATGAATTTGCAAAATGCTAAAGTGCTCGTAAAAAATATAAACGTACCCATCGAATACCCTCGATTATCCGGTAGTCTTTATTATTCTAAGAATAATGAAAAAACTTACCAGATTAAAGTAGAAGGATTTAGAGATTTAGTAAATTATCATTCTCAATTTATGAAAGTAGTTGTAGATCCAAATGAATTGACTCTTGGAGAAAATCAATACGAAGTGAAAAAGATATGGGGAACTCCTTCGAGTGGAATTAAAGTCACTATGCTCGGACCCAAGCTTAATATCGGAGTGGATTTACTAGCTTCAAAAACGATGCCCGTTGATATAGCGTTTGATGATGATTTGCCGCAGGGCTATGTCCGGTCTTCTCATTCTATAAAGCCTTCCACCATCACAGTGACAGGACCTAAAACAGTCGTTGAAAAAATGTCTAAGTTTGTTTTGCCTACCATTTCTCTTAAAGAGGCAACAGAATCTTTTACGCGCACGATACGAATTCCAGAGTTTCAAAAAGGTCTGGGGCTTGCTGGAAATATCAAAGAGTTTCAACTTCGTGTTAATATCATTCGTGATCTGTCCAACATTGGAGATCAGATCATTGTTCAGTTGCCTGTGAAATGTGAATACTTAGACCCGGCTCTCGATGTAGATTTATCAGTGGAAGAGGTTTCGATTAAATTTTCCTCGACTACAAAAGTCAATAGCATTCAAGTGATTCAAGGAATACAGGCGAGCGTTCCATGTAATTATGTTTATGATAGAAAGACAAAAAAGATTTCTCCTAATTCTCTACCCGTGTTAGCAAAAGTGCGAATTGTAAAATCACCGGATTTGAAGAACATTGAAATTTTAGGAGTGATGCCTGAAAAGATTAATCTTCAATACAAAGTAAAGCCTGGAATTTTGGAAAAAGATAAAAAGGATTCACCCACAACCTCGGATGAAGTCTTTTATCCTGAGGATTTACCGGAGGATAGAAAATGA
- the acpS gene encoding holo-ACP synthase, translated as MILSVGNDIVENGRIKDTFDKFGERFLEKVFSKDEVEYCLSKKNPIPHLSARFACKEAFIKAIELENGKALEMKEIELSGNFFGKKNLALHGKARELFLQKGYNEISVSISHTDEYATAVVILYCK; from the coding sequence ATGATTCTTTCCGTGGGAAATGATATTGTAGAAAATGGTAGAATTAAAGATACCTTCGATAAATTTGGGGAAAGATTTCTTGAAAAAGTTTTCTCCAAAGACGAAGTGGAATATTGTCTATCTAAAAAGAATCCAATTCCGCATTTGAGTGCTCGTTTTGCTTGCAAAGAGGCTTTTATCAAGGCAATTGAATTGGAAAATGGAAAGGCATTGGAAATGAAAGAAATCGAGTTAAGTGGAAATTTTTTTGGAAAAAAAAATCTTGCATTGCATGGAAAAGCAAGAGAATTATTCTTACAAAAGGGATATAATGAAATTTCGGTTTCCATAAGCCATACTGATGAATACGCAACTGCAGTCGTGATACTCTACTGCAAATAG
- a CDS encoding tetratricopeptide repeat protein, with product MITTEMKEVLVHYNQGLTLYKDRKFKEALDSFKKGLDIIPDDGPSLMYIKRCKEFLETPPPADWDGVYIMKTK from the coding sequence ATGATTACAACAGAAATGAAAGAAGTTTTAGTTCACTACAATCAGGGATTAACGCTTTATAAAGATAGAAAGTTCAAAGAAGCCTTGGACAGTTTTAAGAAAGGCTTAGATATTATACCAGATGATGGTCCATCTTTAATGTATATCAAGAGATGCAAAGAATTTTTAGAAACACCTCCGCCTGCTGATTGGGACGGAGTTTATATAATGAAAACAAAATAA
- a CDS encoding polymer-forming cytoskeletal protein, which produces MMKKNNSFLVTEHGTISTILGRDTYFNGILTFKKPLQISGEFEGEIVSDGFLVISEGAVIRANIKAHTVVVAGHVTGNVIATERLEMQGTGKVVGNIKTAKLQIADGVVFDGNCEMIQKT; this is translated from the coding sequence ATGATGAAAAAAAATAATTCTTTTTTAGTTACTGAGCATGGAACGATTTCCACAATTTTAGGAAGAGATACCTATTTCAATGGAATTCTAACTTTCAAAAAGCCTCTACAAATTTCTGGTGAGTTCGAAGGAGAAATTGTATCGGATGGATTTCTTGTCATTAGTGAAGGTGCAGTTATTCGTGCTAATATCAAAGCGCATACTGTAGTAGTAGCCGGTCATGTCACAGGAAATGTAATTGCTACAGAGCGTTTGGAAATGCAGGGAACAGGTAAAGTCGTCGGAAATATCAAGACCGCCAAATTGCAAATAGCCGATGGAGTAGTATTTGACGGCAACTGCGAAATGATCCAAAAGACTTGA